A window from Thiomonas sp. FB-Cd encodes these proteins:
- a CDS encoding peroxiredoxin has translation MSLRLGDIAPDFTAETTEGTIRFHDWIGSSWALLFSHPKDFTPICTTELGTVARLKPEFDKRNCKLIGLSVDPVAEHHVWAKDIAETQGTAPNYPIIGDTKLEVAKLYDMLPADQTGASDGRTAADNATVRSVFFIGPDKKVKAMLVYPMSNGRDFTEVLRLLDALQLTAKHGVATPANWHPGDDVVIPTSITDEVAKQKFPGGWKALKPYLRVVPQPK, from the coding sequence ATGAGTTTGCGACTTGGAGACATAGCCCCGGATTTCACGGCCGAAACGACCGAGGGGACTATCCGATTTCACGACTGGATTGGAAGCAGTTGGGCCTTGCTGTTTTCGCACCCGAAGGATTTCACGCCCATCTGCACCACGGAACTGGGAACCGTGGCAAGGCTCAAGCCCGAGTTCGATAAACGCAACTGCAAACTCATTGGCTTGTCCGTCGACCCTGTCGCCGAACACCACGTGTGGGCCAAAGATATCGCTGAAACGCAAGGAACGGCACCCAATTACCCGATCATCGGCGACACGAAACTCGAGGTGGCGAAACTCTATGACATGCTTCCGGCCGACCAGACCGGCGCCTCCGACGGGCGCACCGCAGCCGACAATGCCACCGTGCGATCCGTGTTCTTCATCGGACCGGATAAAAAGGTCAAAGCCATGCTTGTCTACCCGATGAGCAACGGACGCGACTTCACGGAGGTCCTGCGCCTTCTGGACGCGCTGCAGCTGACGGCCAAGCATGGTGTGGCGACACCCGCAAATTGGCACCCTGGAGACGATGTCGTCATCCCCACATCGATTACCGATGAAGTTGCCAAACAGAAGTTCCCCGGGGGTTGGAAAGCACTGAAGCCGTACCTTCGGGTGGTCCCTCAGCCGAAATAA